CCGTCGATGAAGATGACGTAGGTGAAGCCCGGGAGGGTGCCGGTGGCGACGCCGTAGCCGCGGCTGGTGGCGTCGGGCAGGAGGGTGCGGGGCACGTCGGAGATGTGGGACTCACCCGTGAGGAGCATGGCCAGGCGGGTGGAGTTCTCAGGCACGAAGATGACTTCCAGCTCGGGGAAGTCGGCGGTCTTGCGCCAGTGGTTGGGGACGCGCTTGTGGAGGATGGACACGCCCTGCTTGTATTCGACGAACTGGAAGGCGCCGGAGCCGATGGGGTGCTTGAGGTAGCCGTCGAAGCCGACCTTGTCGAAGTAGTCTTTGCTCTGGATGCCGGCGATCTGGTTGCGATTGACCCATTCGGCAAGCTGGGCTTCGACCTTGTCGAGCTTCCAGGTGAATTCGTAATCGCTTTTGATTTCGAAGTTTTTGTCGGCGGCGCCGAAGCCGCCCCAGATGGCGGGGAAGAGAGCCTTGTCCTTATCGGCCAGCATTTTGACGGTCTGAACAAAGTCTTTGGCGGTTAGCTCGGTGCCGGTATAGGTGGGTGTGGAGTGGAACTTGATGCCCTGGCGAAGTTTAAAAGTCCAGTTCTTGCCATCGGGCGTGAGGTTCCAGGATTCGGCCGCCCAAGGCTCATTGGCGCCGGTGGTCTTATTGACGGTGACGAGGTGTTCGTAAATGGGGACGAGGAAGCCGCCGGAGCTGGAGGAGTGGTTCCAGAGGCCCAGGTGCTGATAATCAGGCACAGGAACGGAGACTTTGAGGCGAGAGGAGACGGGAACCTTGGCAGCCTGAGTCGGCGTGGGAGTGTTGGTGGGGGCAGGCCGGGAGGTGGCGGTGGGCGTAGGCTGGGGAGTCTGGCCCGGGGCCAGGGTAGCGGTGGCGGTGGGCGTGGCCGCTTAGGTGGTGGGTGTGTTGGTGACGGCGGGCCGCGTAGCTGTGGGGGTGGTGTCATCGCCGCAGGCCAGGATG
This window of the SAR202 cluster bacterium genome carries:
- a CDS encoding ABC transporter substrate-binding protein, coding for MAPGQTPQPTPTATSRPAPTNTPTPTQAAKVPVSSRLKVSVPVPDYQHLGLWNHSSSSGGFLVPIYEHLVTVNKTTGANEPWAAESWNLTPDGKNWTFKLRQGIKFHSTPTYTGTELTAKDFVQTVKMLADKDKALFPAIWGGFGAADKNFEIKSDYEFTWKLDKVEAQLAEWVNRNQIAGIQSKDYFDKVGFDGYLKHPIGSGAFQFVEYKQGVSILHKRVPNHWRKTADFPELEVIFVPENSTRLAMLLTGESHISDVPRTLLPDATSRGYGVATGTLPGFTYVIFIDGQYYDGPRTILAGPKTGQTEPLAPGYDANDPLRKVGVRKALNIAIDRSLIIKTFWGSSAVPQAMFSLIPTHPDHRKEWAVYPYDLAGAKKALADAGYPNGIDLDFWVAALSGIPEAPEIGEAVAQMWKEAGIRTKITQTEFGTIRDKYRARNAARFVYAARYSISAFQNNTCFPMSNVAAGCGSPQWEYDELDKIFLNLKNSVLPADITKYTHEFGNFMYNNYLFVPGAYIYPQVAYDPKVVAEYQPDLSNAGPLKDHEYTKAVFK